Genomic window (Desulforapulum autotrophicum HRM2):
AAAAACCACCTCGTTGGTGTAGGCTGGCCATGCAATTCGCAGGGCTGCCGGCATGATGATTCTTCGATATAAGAGGATGCCTGACATACCGCAGGCCCGGGCCGCTTCGATTTCTCCAAACGGTACCCCTTCAATACCCCCACGGAAGATCTCCGAGCTGTAGGCTGCAGTGTTCAAGGTTAAAGAGAGGACTGCACAGAAATACGCCTCCCTGAAGAACTGCCACAGCCCGATGTCCGATAAAAACGACTGGAACTGACCACTTCCATAGTAAATAAGAAACAGTTGCACCAGGAGGGGGGTACCCCTGAAGTAAAAGTTGAAACAAAAGGCAGGCATTCGGATTAACGGATTTTTGGAGACCCGCATGATTGAAAGGGGAATGGCCAGGACAAAACCGATAATGACGGAAAGGGCCGTGATCTCAAGGGTGAGTATGGTGCCGTTCAAAAATCTGGGAAGGGTGTTGATGATAATGCTGGTTTCCATGGTTACACTTCCCTCCTGACGCCCCGGTTGGCTTTTCGTTCTGCCCATTGCTGGAAGAACAGGGAGAAGATGGTGATGGCAAGGTAGATCAGCGAGGCTGCAAAGTAACAGGTAAAGGGCTTGTGAAGATTCCTTGCAGCGATATCCGTGCTTCGCATGAGTTCCGGCAGCTGGATCACCGACACCAGGGCCGTTGCCTTGATCAGAACCATCCACACATTGCCAAGGCCCGGGATGGCAAACCGCCACATCTGGGGCAGAAGAATGCGCCGGAAGACCAGCAGAGGTCCCATGCCGCAGGCCTGGGCCGCCTCGATCTGTCCTTTGGGCACGGCAAGGAAAGCCCCCCGGAACACCTCTGTGGCAAATGCACCATAGATGAATCCAATGGTGAGGATGCCCGCGACCATGGGCTTGATCTCAACATAGATCTCCTGGCCGAAAAATGCGGCCATGTCCTGAATCAGGGTCGGGGCACCGTAGTAGACCAGAAGAATCAGCACCAGTTCTGGGATGCCACGGATGACCGTGGTGTAGGTTTCTGCAATGATGCCAAGGGACTTGATGCTCGAGAGCTTGCAAAGGGCCGCACCCAGTCCGAGCAGGATTGTTATGACCATGGCCCCTGCACCAACGGTGATGGTAAGTTTTGCCCCTTTGATCAGCAGGGGGCCATATCCATGAAGCGTAAACACGTGGCGGGTATCCTAAAGATTCTAAAACCGGAAAATCGGCTGGCCGATCTCCCGGTTACGGTTTTATGGTTTAGTCTCCGTATACGTCGAAATCAAAGTATTTCGCGTTGATTCGCTGGTACTCACCGTTGGCGCGGATGGTGTCGATGGCCTTGTTCATGAGGTCAAGCAACTCCTTGTCCTCCTTTCGAATGGCAATTCCGATGCCTTCGCCAAACCATTTCTTGTCTGTGAAGCCCGGGCCCACAAATTCAAAATCCTTGCCCTCTTTTTTGTTGAGGAATCCGTCGGAAAGGACCACCGTGTCGGCAATGACAAGGTCAACCCTGCCCGAGGCAAGGTCCATGTTGGCCTCGTCCTGGGTGGCATAGGATTTGATGTTCATGGTCTTGCCGAATTTGTCCCTGACAAAGTTTTCATGGATAGTTCCCCTCTGAACGCCCACGGTTTTTCCCTTGAGGCCCTCGGGGGTGATTTCAAAGTTACTGCCCTTTTTTGCGATGAATTTTGCAGGGGTGAGGTAGTATTTTTTGGTGAAGTTGACCTTTTGCAGGCGCTCTTGAGTGATGGACATGGAGGCAATGATGGTATCAAATTTTTTGGCAAGAAGGCCCGGGATCATGCCGTCCCAGTCCTGCATGACAAATTCACATTCAACGCCAGCTGCAACGCACAGGGCCTTGGCAATGTCCACATCAAATCCCTGGAGTTTGCCGTCTTTGTCAATGAAGTTGAATGGAGGGTAGGCGCCCTCGGTTCCCATGCGGACCTTGGTGATATTGCCGGCAAATGCTGATCCTGCAACCATGGCAACCAGCAATACAATGGAAACGAATAACGTTTTTTTCATTTTCTCTCCTCAATTTAGCGTTTAAAGATAATATTAAAGCGTCTTGTCCTACATCATATTTGAAAGAAACTGCCTGCACCGTTCTGAATCTGGAGATCCAAAGATATAGGCAGGAGCGCCCTGGGCTTCTATGACCCCCTGGTCAAGGAAGATCACTTTGGATGACACCTCCCTTGCAAACCCCATTTCATGGGTGGCCATGATCATGGTCCGACCTTCTTTGACAAGATCCTGCATCACCTTGAGTACTTCACCCACCAGCTCCGGGTCAAGGGCCGAGGTGGGTTCATCAAATAGAAGGACCTCGGGATCCATGGCAAGGGCCCTTGCAATGGCTGCCCGCTGCTGTTGCCCGCCGGAGAGCTGGGAGGGAAAATAGTGGGAACGTTCGGCAATGCCGACCTTTTCCAGTAGGGCCATGGCCGTTTCTTTTGTCTCTCTTTTCGGGCGCTTGAGAACATGAACCGGTGCTTCCATGATGTTTTCAAGGACCGTCATGTGGGACCAGAGGTTGAAATGCTGGAACACCATGGCCAGGCGGGTTCTGATCCGGTCAACCTGTTTTTGGTCTTCAGGCACCGTCTGATTTCTGCGGTTCTTTTTGAGCCGGATGTGCTCGCCGCCCACATATATTTCGCCGGCCGTTGGGATTTCCAGCAGGTTCATGCAACGAAGAAAGGTGCTTTTACCCGAACCGCTTGATCCGATAAGGGAGATGACGTCCCCCTCATCTGCTGCAACCGAGATTCCCTTGAGTACTTTGAGTTCTCCAAAATCCTTATAAAGGGACTCCACCCTGATCGCTTCTTTTTCTT
Coding sequences:
- a CDS encoding ABC transporter substrate-binding protein → MKKTLFVSIVLLVAMVAGSAFAGNITKVRMGTEGAYPPFNFIDKDGKLQGFDVDIAKALCVAAGVECEFVMQDWDGMIPGLLAKKFDTIIASMSITQERLQKVNFTKKYYLTPAKFIAKKGSNFEITPEGLKGKTVGVQRGTIHENFVRDKFGKTMNIKSYATQDEANMDLASGRVDLVIADTVVLSDGFLNKKEGKDFEFVGPGFTDKKWFGEGIGIAIRKEDKELLDLMNKAIDTIRANGEYQRINAKYFDFDVYGD
- a CDS encoding ABC transporter permease codes for the protein MFTLHGYGPLLIKGAKLTITVGAGAMVITILLGLGAALCKLSSIKSLGIIAETYTTVIRGIPELVLILLVYYGAPTLIQDMAAFFGQEIYVEIKPMVAGILTIGFIYGAFATEVFRGAFLAVPKGQIEAAQACGMGPLLVFRRILLPQMWRFAIPGLGNVWMVLIKATALVSVIQLPELMRSTDIAARNLHKPFTCYFAASLIYLAITIFSLFFQQWAERKANRGVRREV
- a CDS encoding ABC transporter permease; the protein is METSIIINTLPRFLNGTILTLEITALSVIIGFVLAIPLSIMRVSKNPLIRMPAFCFNFYFRGTPLLVQLFLIYYGSGQFQSFLSDIGLWQFFREAYFCAVLSLTLNTAAYSSEIFRGGIEGVPFGEIEAARACGMSGILLYRRIIMPAALRIAWPAYTNEVVFLLQASSLVSIITLMDITGVARVVSARSFAFYELFITAAVIYLILVYGLIFVFKRIERKITAHLSPDVIIH
- a CDS encoding ABC transporter ATP-binding protein, which translates into the protein MNTQEKEAIRVESLYKDFGELKVLKGISVAADEGDVISLIGSSGSGKSTFLRCMNLLEIPTAGEIYVGGEHIRLKKNRRNQTVPEDQKQVDRIRTRLAMVFQHFNLWSHMTVLENIMEAPVHVLKRPKRETKETAMALLEKVGIAERSHYFPSQLSGGQQQRAAIARALAMDPEVLLFDEPTSALDPELVGEVLKVMQDLVKEGRTMIMATHEMGFAREVSSKVIFLDQGVIEAQGAPAYIFGSPDSERCRQFLSNMM